The following are encoded in a window of Acidobacteriota bacterium genomic DNA:
- a CDS encoding sodium:alanine symporter family protein, whose protein sequence is MSWFEWIVGRLEYYVWNFGIPVAGEMIPIIVIALLGTGVFLTLRLGFIQLRRLAHGFGVTSGKYDDPAEPGDVSHFQALTTALSATVGIGNIAGVAIAIHFGGPGALFWMWITALLGMAVKYSEVVLAQEYRVVEKTDLDPKKWEGSVSGGPMYYIERGLGPKWKPMAVFFALALMATSFLTGNAVQANTVADTVQTEFGLATWITGAITAAIVAAVIIGGISRIGAVTGVLAPVMAGIYVIGALTILAMNPGQILPAFGTIFSEAFNPTAGVAGTGVGAFLVTMMWGVRRGLFSNEAGQGSAPIAHSAAKTDEPVSEGVVALLEPFIDTILICSMTGLVIIVTGVWNDTIPTTIELRGGDLSYVEQFDDGSFRSTTPSGEIRYENGQPAGGPVLAWHEVGIEQLWADEARSVPFTGTIDYQRGVAVTPRGEELDRLYGDAVESGAPLTKLAFERGLAPLGNWGGMIVVISVLLFAISTAISWSYYGDRCANYVFGKVAILPFKFVFVGMHFIGATVTLATVWTLGDIALGFVTFPNLIALVLLSGVVVRLTKSYFERKPWIENAEVHKRIAEEKRQRRH, encoded by the coding sequence ATGAGCTGGTTCGAGTGGATCGTGGGGCGCCTGGAGTACTACGTCTGGAACTTCGGGATACCCGTCGCCGGAGAGATGATCCCGATCATCGTCATTGCGCTGCTCGGAACCGGCGTATTTCTGACGCTCCGTCTCGGGTTCATCCAGCTGCGAAGACTCGCGCACGGCTTCGGCGTCACGAGCGGCAAGTATGACGATCCGGCCGAACCGGGCGACGTTTCCCACTTCCAGGCGCTGACCACGGCGCTGTCGGCGACGGTCGGGATCGGAAATATCGCGGGAGTGGCGATCGCGATCCACTTCGGGGGTCCGGGGGCGCTGTTCTGGATGTGGATCACGGCGCTGCTCGGGATGGCGGTGAAGTACTCCGAGGTCGTACTCGCGCAGGAATATCGCGTGGTGGAGAAGACAGATCTCGATCCGAAGAAGTGGGAAGGGTCGGTTTCCGGTGGGCCGATGTACTACATCGAGCGGGGACTGGGGCCGAAGTGGAAACCGATGGCGGTGTTTTTCGCGCTCGCTCTGATGGCGACCTCGTTCCTTACTGGCAATGCGGTTCAGGCCAACACGGTTGCCGACACCGTGCAGACCGAGTTCGGGCTGGCAACGTGGATCACGGGGGCGATCACCGCCGCGATCGTTGCGGCCGTGATCATCGGAGGAATTTCGCGGATCGGTGCGGTCACCGGAGTCCTTGCCCCGGTGATGGCGGGTATCTACGTGATCGGGGCGCTGACGATTCTCGCGATGAACCCCGGTCAGATTCTTCCGGCGTTCGGGACGATTTTCTCCGAGGCGTTCAATCCGACTGCAGGAGTTGCGGGGACCGGGGTGGGAGCTTTTCTGGTCACGATGATGTGGGGAGTGAGGCGAGGTCTGTTTTCCAACGAGGCGGGACAGGGATCGGCGCCGATCGCGCACTCCGCTGCCAAGACCGACGAGCCGGTTTCAGAAGGTGTGGTGGCGCTGCTCGAGCCGTTCATCGACACCATCCTGATCTGCTCCATGACGGGGCTGGTGATCATCGTGACGGGAGTCTGGAACGATACGATTCCGACGACGATCGAGCTTCGGGGCGGAGATCTCTCCTACGTCGAACAGTTCGACGATGGTTCGTTCAGATCGACGACGCCGAGCGGAGAGATTCGCTACGAGAACGGGCAGCCGGCGGGAGGTCCCGTCCTCGCGTGGCACGAAGTGGGAATCGAGCAGCTGTGGGCCGACGAAGCGCGCTCGGTTCCGTTCACCGGAACGATCGATTATCAGCGCGGCGTGGCAGTGACACCCAGAGGTGAAGAGCTCGACCGCCTCTACGGAGACGCGGTCGAGAGCGGTGCTCCGCTGACAAAGCTCGCATTCGAGCGTGGTCTGGCACCGCTCGGGAACTGGGGTGGGATGATCGTCGTCATCTCGGTGCTTCTCTTTGCGATCTCCACGGCGATCTCCTGGAGTTATTACGGGGACAGATGCGCGAACTACGTCTTCGGCAAGGTCGCGATTCTGCCGTTCAAGTTCGTTTTCGTCGGCATGCACTTCATCGGTGCAACCGTGACGCTGGCGACGGTATGGACGCTCGGAGACATCGCGCTCGGATTCGTCACGTTCCCCAATCTCATCGCGCTGGTCCTGCTTTCGGGAGTGGTCGTGAGGCTGACGAAGAGCTACTTCGAGAGGAAGCCGTGGATCGAGAACGCAGAGGTACACAAGAGGATCGCCGAGGAGAAAAGGCAGCGCAGACATTGA
- a CDS encoding S1 RNA-binding domain-containing protein, which yields MTFPNESAESFEAALEETLDFKTPQKGDLLRGTIITVSGDDAYIAYGGPTEALIHADELDEGYTLGEEIEASVVSISGDQIRVSRKLLAKQASIQALKDAYEEGLVVEGKVTGRNKGGFDVKMGSVRAFCPLSQIDLGKIVDPDQYVGNTYDFKVLEISDDGRKLVISRAAVLKEEAAEKGKETLENLQIGMTVSGVVRNVVPFGAFVDIGGIEGLLHVSEISHHRIEDPKTVLSPGQNIDVVVTKIEENGKRISLSRKDLEPDPWISVPSRFNPGDKFTGTIARKTDFGLFVELEPGVDGLVHQSMLPHGTSPSDPEFQIGSQIEGWVKEVDANRRRISLALREISDGDPWEHVLTKYPMGRTLEGTVEKAVDFGIFVEVEPGLTGLVPVSELDLAPDQSPEGLFEPGAKLPVRVLSVDTERRRMSLTIAGGEEEGEVSDQIAETAPGKSAMALAMERALSNGS from the coding sequence ATGACTTTTCCCAACGAGAGCGCCGAATCATTCGAGGCGGCGCTCGAAGAGACGCTCGATTTCAAAACACCGCAAAAGGGTGACCTGCTGCGGGGAACAATCATCACGGTTTCCGGAGACGACGCCTACATCGCTTACGGCGGCCCGACCGAAGCACTGATCCACGCTGATGAGCTCGATGAAGGTTATACGCTCGGCGAAGAGATCGAGGCCTCGGTCGTTTCCATCTCAGGAGACCAGATTCGCGTCTCGAGAAAACTGCTCGCGAAACAGGCCTCCATCCAGGCACTGAAGGATGCTTACGAGGAAGGCCTCGTCGTCGAAGGAAAAGTGACCGGCCGCAACAAGGGCGGCTTCGACGTGAAGATGGGCTCTGTCAGAGCCTTCTGCCCTCTCTCCCAGATCGATCTCGGCAAAATCGTCGATCCCGATCAGTACGTCGGCAACACTTACGATTTCAAGGTTCTGGAAATCTCGGACGATGGGAGGAAGCTGGTCATCTCCCGCGCGGCCGTCCTGAAGGAAGAGGCTGCCGAGAAGGGGAAGGAGACGCTCGAGAATCTGCAGATCGGCATGACGGTCAGCGGCGTCGTCCGCAACGTAGTTCCATTCGGCGCATTCGTAGACATCGGTGGGATCGAAGGCCTTCTTCACGTCTCGGAGATCAGCCATCATCGCATCGAAGATCCCAAAACGGTGCTCTCGCCGGGCCAGAACATCGACGTCGTCGTGACGAAGATCGAAGAGAACGGCAAGCGCATCTCGCTCTCCCGCAAGGATCTCGAACCGGATCCGTGGATCAGCGTTCCCAGCCGGTTCAACCCGGGAGACAAGTTCACCGGAACGATTGCCCGGAAGACCGACTTCGGCCTGTTCGTCGAGCTCGAGCCGGGAGTCGACGGGCTCGTCCATCAGTCGATGCTGCCGCACGGCACGTCGCCGTCCGATCCGGAGTTCCAGATCGGCAGCCAGATCGAAGGATGGGTCAAGGAGGTCGACGCGAACAGGCGACGAATCTCCCTGGCGCTTCGCGAAATCTCCGACGGAGATCCATGGGAGCACGTCCTGACGAAATATCCGATGGGAAGGACGCTGGAGGGAACCGTAGAGAAGGCGGTCGACTTCGGGATTTTCGTCGAGGTCGAGCCGGGTCTCACCGGTCTCGTACCCGTATCCGAGCTCGATCTCGCGCCCGATCAGTCGCCGGAGGGTCTTTTCGAGCCGGGAGCGAAGCTTCCAGTCCGCGTGCTGAGCGTCGATACCGAACGCCGCCGCATGTCGCTGACCATCGCCGGCGGTGAGGAAGAGGGTGAGGTTTCCGACCAGATCGCCGAGACCGCACCTGGCAAGAGCGCGATGGCGCTCGCGATGGAACGGGCTCTCAGCAACGGTTCCTGA
- a CDS encoding HD domain-containing protein, which yields MTSKISELSSHLKGLLYRCMESLQATKAAFYMTEGGSPYRVAASYGFNAKLAEELPPRHPVVERLLLSQKAFFVNGVAADPRIAPVLFDVNTDRILVAPIFFHGQLLGFLDLRDKSGGKPFTNADLQSVMPILRDIFDFLSSRGAFGVKVSETRQQVSPEAKLIEMAKQVVSRRITNRPVTGEMLSESQINTVTVALQTIFAVPGVILAAFSAFGHLGNVQPVVVDGEPTPDALAKLDQKLRAWLEKQGESVSEAGSPARVTLAPTGSGRPINGARLASILSAPVKIGSMKGLVLSVGFEQPPDRETQKLLTPYLDQVQETIRSSISTDSVRAMRQRVAEKLLEPDFETYPELVEHSRRVSALAEQLAHHHELPPDEIEMIRLAGLVHDVGMRKLEYDEIYTKPELSEAEKELVTSHPVVSAALTADSPLGAEIGRLVLYHHERVDGTGYPEGLRGEQIPRGARILAICEAFIAMTTSTYQPAMPESAALIQLERNAGSQFDAAYARGLAEMLASQHR from the coding sequence ATGACATCGAAGATCAGCGAGTTGAGCTCGCATCTCAAGGGTCTGCTTTACCGCTGCATGGAGTCGTTGCAGGCGACCAAAGCAGCGTTTTACATGACCGAGGGAGGAAGTCCGTATCGGGTGGCGGCGAGCTACGGTTTCAACGCCAAGCTGGCCGAGGAACTCCCGCCGCGTCATCCGGTCGTCGAGCGCCTCCTCCTCTCGCAAAAGGCGTTTTTCGTAAATGGGGTTGCAGCCGATCCCCGGATCGCGCCGGTTCTCTTCGACGTCAACACCGATCGCATCCTCGTGGCGCCGATCTTTTTTCACGGGCAACTGCTCGGCTTTCTGGATCTCCGCGACAAGAGCGGGGGAAAGCCGTTCACGAATGCCGATCTCCAGAGCGTCATGCCGATTCTCCGCGACATCTTCGATTTTCTGTCCTCCCGCGGAGCTTTTGGCGTCAAGGTGAGCGAGACGCGGCAGCAGGTCAGCCCGGAAGCGAAGCTCATCGAGATGGCAAAGCAGGTGGTGAGCCGCCGCATCACGAACCGCCCCGTGACGGGCGAGATGCTCAGCGAGTCGCAGATCAACACCGTCACGGTGGCACTGCAGACGATCTTTGCGGTACCCGGGGTCATTCTCGCCGCCTTCTCCGCATTCGGTCATCTCGGCAATGTGCAGCCGGTCGTCGTCGATGGCGAACCGACCCCGGACGCGCTCGCGAAGCTCGATCAGAAGCTCCGCGCGTGGCTGGAGAAACAGGGAGAGTCCGTTTCCGAGGCGGGTAGTCCCGCGCGGGTCACCCTGGCGCCGACCGGCTCGGGCCGCCCGATCAACGGCGCGCGACTCGCTTCCATCCTGAGCGCGCCGGTGAAGATCGGATCGATGAAGGGCTTGGTGCTCAGCGTCGGATTCGAGCAGCCGCCCGACCGGGAGACCCAGAAGCTTCTGACGCCCTATCTCGATCAGGTCCAGGAGACGATTCGGAGCTCGATCTCGACTGACTCGGTCCGCGCGATGCGCCAGCGGGTGGCGGAAAAGCTCCTCGAACCGGACTTCGAGACCTATCCGGAGCTCGTCGAACACTCGCGTCGGGTCAGTGCGCTCGCCGAACAGCTCGCCCATCATCACGAGCTGCCTCCCGATGAGATCGAAATGATCCGCCTCGCCGGGCTGGTCCACGACGTCGGGATGAGAAAACTCGAATATGACGAGATCTACACGAAACCGGAGTTGAGTGAAGCCGAAAAAGAGCTCGTGACGAGCCATCCTGTCGTCAGTGCCGCGCTGACGGCCGACTCGCCTCTCGGGGCCGAGATCGGCAGACTGGTTCTCTACCACCACGAGCGCGTCGACGGAACCGGCTATCCGGAAGGCCTTCGGGGAGAACAGATTCCGCGCGGGGCTCGTATCCTCGCGATCTGCGAAGCTTTCATCGCGATGACGACCTCCACGTATCAACCTGCAATGCCCGAGAGTGCCGCCCTGATTCAGCTCGAACGAAATGCCGGCTCCCAGTTCGATGCCGCGTACGCGCGCGGGCTCGCCGAAATGCTCGCCTCGCAACATCGCTGA
- a CDS encoding phosphatidylserine decarboxylase family protein, whose product MRYGIAPEGWVFIIPAALLAIAALAAGFWLVAIVLGVLAIFLLSFFRDPVLSAGEAADEVLSPADGTVVRIAPLESSPWEGLTQQISIFMSVFDVHVNRAPISGEVVHYSYKPGAKGNAMSDKSSAENEQNLIVMRDANGRHVAFRQIAGLLARRIVFDLSEGDRAERGTRIGMIRFGSRVDVYLPPDARIEVEMRQKVKVGRTVLATLSAKGEAE is encoded by the coding sequence TTGAGATACGGCATTGCGCCTGAAGGCTGGGTATTCATCATTCCGGCAGCGCTCCTGGCGATCGCCGCGCTGGCCGCGGGTTTCTGGCTGGTGGCGATCGTCCTCGGAGTGCTCGCCATCTTTCTGCTCAGCTTCTTTCGTGATCCGGTGCTTTCCGCCGGCGAAGCGGCAGACGAGGTCCTTTCACCCGCGGACGGGACGGTCGTGCGGATCGCTCCGCTGGAGAGCTCTCCCTGGGAGGGTCTGACTCAGCAGATCAGCATCTTCATGTCGGTCTTCGACGTTCACGTCAACCGCGCACCGATCTCGGGAGAAGTCGTCCACTACAGCTACAAGCCGGGTGCGAAGGGAAACGCGATGTCCGACAAGTCGTCGGCCGAGAACGAGCAGAATCTCATCGTGATGCGGGACGCGAATGGGCGTCACGTTGCGTTCCGGCAGATCGCAGGCCTGCTGGCGCGCCGGATCGTTTTCGACTTGTCCGAGGGGGACCGCGCCGAGAGGGGAACGCGGATCGGGATGATCAGGTTCGGCTCTCGTGTGGATGTTTACCTCCCACCCGATGCCCGGATCGAAGTCGAGATGCGGCAGAAGGTGAAAGTCGGGCGAACGGTGCTCGCGACGCTGAGCGCGAAGGGGGAGGCCGAGTGA
- a CDS encoding M23 family metallopeptidase, whose translation MFFVYGVVFGAFTTVVYLQWTGQLSAPTRTGTTDVTPQAVATATDPLDQTFDEGAAPPGRGDWLAIPVADVTRSALQDTWGAARGAARKHEAIDIVAPRGTPVLAVDDGSIMKLYRSTGGGITIYQSSADERWIYYYAHLDRYRLGLGEKMTVPRGEVIGYVGTTGNSPKQSPHLHFAIERMPPGGEWWKGEPINPYPVLLRRGRTVPSDSLPPPDSTLESAD comes from the coding sequence ATGTTCTTCGTCTACGGCGTGGTGTTCGGGGCATTCACGACCGTGGTCTATCTGCAGTGGACGGGGCAACTCTCAGCTCCGACACGAACAGGAACCACCGATGTGACCCCGCAAGCCGTCGCCACCGCGACGGATCCTCTCGATCAGACCTTCGATGAAGGCGCTGCGCCTCCGGGCCGGGGAGACTGGCTGGCGATTCCGGTTGCAGACGTGACGAGATCAGCGCTGCAGGACACGTGGGGAGCGGCGCGCGGCGCGGCGAGAAAGCACGAAGCGATCGACATCGTGGCGCCGCGGGGAACGCCCGTTCTCGCCGTGGACGACGGGTCGATCATGAAGCTCTATCGGTCGACTGGAGGCGGCATAACGATCTATCAGTCGAGCGCCGACGAGCGGTGGATCTATTACTACGCCCATCTCGACCGCTACCGGCTGGGACTCGGCGAGAAGATGACCGTTCCGCGCGGAGAGGTGATCGGTTACGTCGGGACGACCGGAAACTCACCGAAACAGTCTCCCCATCTCCACTTCGCGATCGAGCGGATGCCCCCCGGAGGAGAGTGGTGGAAGGGTGAGCCCATCAATCCATATCCGGTGCTGCTTCGAAGGGGCAGAACGGTTCCTTCCGACTCGCTGCCGCCACCCGACTCGACATTGGAAAGCGCGGATTGA
- a CDS encoding DUF86 domain-containing protein — MKQRDLRKYLYDLIAAAELIQKFLSGKTLDDYLNDSLLRSGVERQFEIIGEALRQASEVDRSISERITGFRRVIDFRNQLIHGYMIVRNEIVWAVAENDLPVLIAEVQRFMDELNSDQN; from the coding sequence ATGAAGCAGCGTGATCTCCGGAAATACCTGTACGATCTCATCGCCGCTGCCGAGTTGATCCAGAAGTTCCTTTCTGGCAAGACTCTCGACGATTACCTGAACGACTCCCTGCTTCGTTCAGGCGTCGAACGGCAGTTCGAGATTATCGGTGAAGCTCTCCGGCAGGCTTCAGAAGTGGATCGATCAATCAGTGAGAGGATTACGGGTTTTCGGCGGGTCATCGACTTCAGAAATCAGTTGATTCACGGTTACATGATTGTTCGGAACGAGATCGTCTGGGCGGTGGCCGAGAACGACCTACCGGTCTTGATCGCCGAAGTTCAAAGATTCATGGACGAGCTCAATTCAGACCAGAACTGA
- a CDS encoding YraN family protein — MQRIWIRLAESLVSFGGQPADHSGLGRAGERRAAWYFRLLGFRILAINLRNEQGEIDLIVRRFGLVAFVEVKTRGPERLGAGWTAVDRTKQLRIIRAASLELARMSPAPTAVRFDVVSIDWDRHHISLRHFPDAFRPLADPRYPWKLK, encoded by the coding sequence ATGCAAAGGATCTGGATTCGCCTTGCGGAGAGTCTCGTATCGTTCGGCGGGCAGCCGGCGGATCACTCGGGACTGGGGCGGGCGGGCGAGCGACGCGCGGCCTGGTACTTCCGTCTTCTCGGTTTTCGGATTCTGGCGATCAACTTGCGGAACGAGCAGGGGGAGATCGATCTGATCGTCCGCCGCTTCGGCCTCGTTGCGTTCGTCGAGGTCAAAACGCGGGGACCCGAACGGCTCGGCGCCGGCTGGACTGCGGTCGATCGCACCAAACAGCTCCGTATCATCCGCGCTGCTTCGCTCGAGCTCGCACGGATGAGCCCGGCACCCACAGCGGTCCGGTTCGATGTGGTATCGATCGACTGGGATCGACACCACATCTCGCTGCGGCACTTTCCGGACGCCTTCCGCCCGCTCGCCGATCCCCGTTACCCCTGGAAGCTGAAGTGA
- a CDS encoding DUF465 domain-containing protein, whose translation MRKGDDSIRKTLSRQDKEFRALMEEHRRHELRLEELAGNEPLSPDEEREAREIKKQKLHLKDRMESRVRSWKENRTV comes from the coding sequence ATGCGCAAAGGCGACGACAGCATCCGAAAAACATTGAGTCGGCAGGACAAGGAATTCCGCGCGCTGATGGAGGAACATCGGCGCCACGAGCTCCGACTCGAGGAGCTGGCTGGCAACGAGCCCCTCTCTCCCGACGAAGAGCGGGAGGCCCGCGAGATCAAGAAGCAGAAGCTCCATCTGAAGGACCGTATGGAGAGCCGGGTGCGAAGCTGGAAGGAAAACCGCACGGTCTGA
- a CDS encoding riboflavin synthase: MFTGLIEATGVVEELVDVDGGARISIRSELAGVIAGESIAVNGICLTIFPKDGLLRADVSTETIERTTIGDLQPGEVVNLERALEAGSRFGGHLVQGHVDTTGRLESISRAGEFAVYRWSIGEAYARLLVDKGSVAIDGISLTVVEPSESQFSAALIPETIERTNLKNARVGDRVNVELDLIAKYVERLIRPYLKT, encoded by the coding sequence ATGTTCACCGGACTGATCGAAGCAACGGGAGTCGTCGAGGAGCTCGTCGACGTCGACGGAGGCGCCCGGATCTCGATCCGTTCCGAGCTCGCCGGAGTGATCGCCGGCGAGAGCATCGCGGTCAACGGCATCTGCCTCACCATTTTCCCGAAAGACGGTCTGCTCCGTGCGGACGTTTCGACGGAAACGATCGAGCGCACCACGATCGGGGATCTGCAGCCGGGTGAGGTGGTCAATCTCGAAAGGGCGCTCGAGGCCGGCTCGCGCTTTGGCGGCCACCTCGTGCAGGGCCACGTTGACACGACCGGCCGGCTCGAATCGATCTCCCGCGCGGGGGAGTTTGCCGTTTACCGATGGAGTATCGGAGAGGCGTATGCGAGACTGCTCGTCGACAAGGGATCGGTCGCGATCGACGGCATCTCGCTGACCGTAGTGGAACCCTCGGAGTCGCAATTTTCCGCCGCGCTGATTCCGGAGACGATCGAGCGAACGAACCTGAAGAATGCAAGGGTCGGTGACAGAGTCAACGTCGAGCTCGACCTGATTGCAAAGTATGTCGAACGGCTGATTCGGCCGTATCTGAAAACGTGA
- the mutL gene encoding DNA mismatch repair endonuclease MutL, protein MPVSGNLNETSRISVLPRELVNQIAAGEVVERPASVVKELVENSLDAEASTIEIVLLDGGRRLIEVSDDGIGMSEQDAVLALRRHATSKIQTFEDLLSVSTLGFRGEALPSIASVSRFRMITGDGSGPGGHELTQLQPDEPADVRPAARDRGTTVVVEDLFVHVPARRKFLKTASAELRRITSVVSSYAIPNFAVSFRLTHNERLVLDLPAMHSERERAIQILGARCEPHLREIDFGTEACHVHGFVARGSNIGGRKHQFTFVNGRMVRDRVITQAVRKATDAFDDSRQPALILDVRVRSDEVDVNVHPAKTEVRFRDSGRIFVTVEKGVRTALGAPESGAGLMTGDRSRSHHDSSTIRERDNPLFDPRRWDVPEPEYRATPLFRQGSIVQPPRPEPTTEVPGIGRLGDLEGRVIGQYRHSYIVVDIPAGLRLIDQHAAHERVLYDRIEASRDRGLESQRMLSPVVYDCGAAEAALLDSRLDELRKVGFEIERFSAGAFGIAAVPVILSEKRILAFLGDVASDEESGAFESVRHRIVASLACQAAIKVHRPLSGAEMSDLAASLLRSSNPFACPHGRPIIVDIAHVDVEKHFHRR, encoded by the coding sequence ATGCCGGTCTCCGGAAACCTCAACGAAACGAGCCGTATCAGCGTTCTTCCTCGCGAGCTCGTCAACCAGATCGCGGCGGGGGAAGTCGTCGAAAGACCTGCATCCGTGGTCAAGGAGCTGGTCGAGAATTCGCTCGATGCCGAGGCTTCCACGATCGAGATCGTGCTTCTCGACGGCGGACGACGACTGATCGAGGTATCGGACGACGGAATCGGAATGAGCGAGCAGGATGCCGTGCTCGCCTTACGTCGTCATGCGACCTCGAAGATCCAGACCTTCGAGGACCTGCTCTCCGTCTCCACGCTCGGATTCCGAGGGGAAGCGCTTCCGTCGATCGCCTCGGTCTCCCGGTTCCGGATGATCACAGGTGACGGATCCGGCCCCGGAGGTCACGAGCTCACCCAGCTGCAGCCTGACGAGCCCGCCGATGTCCGCCCGGCGGCTCGCGATCGCGGAACCACGGTCGTCGTCGAAGATCTCTTCGTCCACGTCCCCGCCCGCCGCAAATTTCTCAAGACCGCCTCCGCGGAGCTACGACGAATCACCTCCGTCGTCTCCTCATATGCGATCCCGAACTTTGCCGTGTCGTTCCGCCTCACACACAACGAGAGACTCGTGCTCGATCTCCCTGCGATGCACTCGGAGAGGGAGCGCGCGATCCAGATCCTCGGAGCGCGCTGCGAGCCCCACCTCCGCGAGATCGATTTCGGAACCGAGGCTTGCCACGTACACGGTTTCGTGGCCCGAGGGTCGAACATCGGAGGCCGCAAACATCAGTTCACCTTCGTCAACGGCCGGATGGTCCGGGATCGCGTGATCACCCAGGCCGTGAGAAAAGCCACCGATGCGTTCGACGATTCGAGACAGCCCGCTCTGATTCTCGACGTCCGCGTCCGCAGCGATGAAGTCGACGTCAACGTTCATCCCGCGAAAACGGAGGTCCGATTTCGCGACTCCGGTCGGATTTTCGTCACCGTCGAAAAGGGCGTCCGGACCGCTCTCGGGGCTCCCGAATCGGGCGCCGGCCTCATGACGGGCGACCGGTCTCGGTCACACCATGACTCCTCGACCATCCGCGAGCGAGACAATCCGCTGTTCGATCCACGACGATGGGATGTTCCCGAGCCGGAGTACCGGGCGACGCCGCTGTTCCGCCAGGGATCGATCGTCCAACCACCACGGCCCGAGCCCACGACGGAGGTGCCCGGAATCGGACGGCTCGGCGACCTCGAAGGTCGGGTCATCGGCCAGTACCGGCACAGCTACATCGTCGTCGACATCCCGGCCGGTCTCCGGTTGATCGATCAGCACGCCGCGCATGAAAGGGTGCTCTACGATCGCATCGAGGCGTCGAGGGATCGGGGTCTCGAGTCGCAGCGAATGCTCAGTCCCGTCGTCTACGACTGCGGGGCCGCCGAGGCGGCGCTGCTCGATTCGAGACTCGACGAGCTGAGAAAGGTCGGGTTCGAGATCGAGAGATTCTCAGCCGGCGCCTTCGGAATCGCCGCGGTGCCGGTCATCCTCAGCGAGAAGCGGATCCTCGCCTTTCTCGGCGACGTCGCCTCCGACGAAGAGTCCGGAGCTTTCGAAAGCGTGCGCCATCGGATCGTCGCATCGCTCGCCTGCCAGGCGGCAATCAAGGTTCACCGCCCTCTGTCGGGGGCCGAGATGTCGGATCTCGCTGCATCCCTGCTTCGCTCGAGCAACCCCTTCGCCTGCCCGCACGGCCGACCGATCATCGTCGACATCGCACACGTCGACGTCGAAAAACACTTCCATCGCAGGTGA
- the pssA gene encoding CDP-diacylglycerol--serine O-phosphatidyltransferase, which produces MNKPNRFGRGVYVVPTSLTVLNIFFGFAAILYSMGGMRASTIGNVEEASRLFQLACWAIAFAALCDTFDGLVARKMNATSEFGKEYDSIADVVTFGAAPAVLVYAWALQTLGRLGGGIAFLFLVGGSLRLARFNVQAATTDPRHFIGLPIPAAALTLAAIINYAPAPVYDVTFARIMLVVTLGLAVAMVSTVKYRSQKSLRIERKRAPLFLLGFSALLALLYFRPEEFLCAWFVGYVVSGPALMLWRRAFPGARQPAEDPLEDDDTVPGFEEIGEDEPFESAIEREDADDGL; this is translated from the coding sequence GTGAACAAGCCGAACCGGTTCGGCCGGGGCGTTTACGTCGTTCCGACGTCACTGACCGTGCTGAATATCTTTTTCGGCTTCGCGGCAATCCTCTACAGCATGGGAGGGATGCGGGCGTCGACGATAGGGAACGTGGAGGAGGCGAGCCGGCTCTTTCAGCTGGCGTGCTGGGCAATAGCCTTCGCTGCTCTCTGCGATACATTCGACGGGCTCGTCGCGCGCAAGATGAATGCGACGAGCGAGTTCGGCAAGGAGTACGACTCCATCGCGGACGTCGTGACATTCGGGGCTGCCCCCGCCGTCCTGGTCTATGCCTGGGCATTGCAGACGCTCGGCCGGCTCGGGGGAGGGATCGCGTTTCTGTTTCTCGTCGGCGGGTCACTCCGTCTCGCACGATTCAATGTTCAGGCTGCGACCACGGACCCTCGTCACTTCATCGGTCTCCCGATTCCGGCTGCCGCGCTCACGCTGGCAGCGATCATCAATTATGCGCCGGCCCCCGTCTACGACGTGACGTTCGCCAGGATCATGCTGGTGGTGACGCTCGGGCTTGCGGTCGCGATGGTCTCGACGGTGAAGTACCGATCCCAGAAGTCCCTGCGCATCGAGCGGAAGCGGGCTCCGTTGTTTCTGTTGGGGTTCTCGGCTCTTCTCGCGCTTCTCTATTTCCGGCCCGAGGAGTTTCTCTGCGCATGGTTCGTCGGCTACGTCGTATCGGGGCCGGCTCTGATGTTGTGGCGGCGGGCGTTTCCCGGCGCCCGGCAGCCCGCAGAGGATCCGCTGGAGGACGACGACACGGTCCCGGGCTTCGAGGAGATCGGAGAGGACGAACCGTTCGAGTCAGCCATCGAGCGCGAGGACGCCGATGACGGGCTCTGA